Genomic DNA from Etheostoma cragini isolate CJK2018 chromosome 7, CSU_Ecrag_1.0, whole genome shotgun sequence:
TTGCATCTGTTGTTTTTCGGGGGTTCGTGTGCTTTTGTTTATGCATCGTTTCTATTAGTGCTTTCAGTTATGCgtgttattaacggcgttaacgcaaatccattttaacggcgttcatttttttaatcccaagattaacgttctttttggcctagcaaactttgtagtttttagttgtaacaactagtaatgttagaaaaacacgggatctagctagaccgaaaaacaacaaaaggcaCGCCACACACATGCCGTTTGGGCTTACGAGCTTTATCTTACTTTTAGTGAGGAACAAGTGATTCACTTATAGCTTTATCTCACGCAcgcgttttgttgttgttgaatatacagatgctgcacatgtgtttgaattaatgaaaatcctttcttaatttgcttgtgttttgtctatttttgtcttAAGCTAAAGGGCATTAAGGGCATTTGCCCCTGTCAGCCACCGTAACTGTAGATCTGTCATAACCAACCCCTAACGTGTGGTCGTGACGTCGGCTTAGCATTGCTGATGTTAGCCTTTGCCAACTCCTTCACCGTTATTGGAGTGAGCTGGAAAACCAGACTTTTCCTCCACCatgtggggaggagggccacaacatcatggccaccaaccaTTTCGGCAGtgttgccacaacggaccaaatggcttcgctcgcatctttctccgcctccattacggaactacaactcaaactagcaCATAACCTCAACCTTgtcgttctcagccactccctctgtttgtgATTGGACCGGTAGAGATTTGCTTTAGCTAAAATGTCTGCAGAAGCAACTAGAAAGGCCCTCAGAGTGCCCACACCCCTGCCAATGCTATGCCCAACAGTATCTTACAATGTTAAcagaagtgaaaaataatttgtgtatctgTCCCATGATTTGCATACGCTCCAAAATTGAATGCACTTTCACCTGACCCATGCTCCGCCCTTCCagcaagtttcatgaaaatccgGCCAATAGGTTTCCATAATCCTGTTGAcggacaaacaaaccaacaacagCTAAAAACGTGTTACCATAATAGTGACATGTCTCTATTGGAGAGATTACCATGAAGTTTGGTaggagttcttttttttaaattatagtgtatttttgattcatttattcactcataaatatattttatattggtGGTGTGTCATTGTGTTTCTCTGCTCCTCACCCAGCCAACATGTCAGTCTCCGTGGTAACAGACTCATACCCGTCCAGTGGCTGGTCAGCGGTCTCTGTGACCCCGGCGGGTACCAACGTAACAGACTGGGAGCGTGACGCCGTCCTGGCGGTGGCCGAGGTGGTGGTGCTGGCCATCATCTTGGTGATGGCGCTGCTCGGCAACGGGCTGGTGCTTGTGGTGTTGCTAAGGCGGAGAGGACAACACAACCCGCTGCACCAGTTCATGCTCAACCTCTGTCTGGCCGACCTGGTGGTGGCGCTGTTCCAGGTAACATgaatttttcagcatttttggtccccacaaagatgtCTGACCCACATATTGAGTGGGCTCCATGGATGTCTTCAATAGGGATTCAATTATTATAACTGTGAGGCTCTTCTAGACTTTCTGCATGTGGATGAAATTCATTTTGCGAGGAGCtgtcacacagaaaaaaaaatgtattcacagtTACACAGCTGTCTCGTTCGCTGTGTACATAAGTCTAtaggaaaaagtatttttgggcCAGAGGGCCTCGCGTGGAGTGCTGGAAGTTGGGATTCCACTGTTGGGCCTCTATGTCAAATTGGCTTCAAACCCTGGTGCAAAAGGGCCTGGTGGGCTCCCGGTATTGGGTCCCCAAGAAATATAGACCCAATCACAATGTTGGTTAACAATAACATCTGGTTAGAAAACACTTTAACGGTGCAGAACAAACAGGGACAAGGAACAACTGGATCTATTTTCATCTCtatctaaaatgcatgtttgatgcttttatatgtCAACACTGTCGCTAACATTAGCTTGGAGAGCTAATTTACCTGTTAGgccacagactaaagaaaacgaCAAAACCCAAAATCCTGTTTCTAACCCTAAATGTGGTTTATCAACGATGCTAGCAAAGCAACAAAGGACAGAAAATAAGCACGccaaaaacatgttaaactatATGCTCGCTAAATGCTATATGCTATACTTTAAATGCTACAGTTATgcctgaaaatgacaaaaacagaaatattaacaaaaaataataataataataaataataataataaaataacagaaatataaaagaTTGCTGATTTCTCATATCGCCGCAATTCAACTAAATGGTCGGTTTTACCCGGAAGTGATTTTGGTGTTTGTGCAACATCAAGATGATTCtttctataaaaacacaaaatgcacagatgcacacactcacacactgggTGCACCCCCTCACTGCATCTCACGCCACCCtacctccccctcctcttcctctctgagGTGTTGCCCCAGCTGGTGTGGGATGCTAAAGGCCGCTTCCCTGGCCCGGACTTCCTTTGTCGCCTGGTGAAATACCTGCAGGTCCTCGGGATGTTCGCCTCCTCCTACATGATCGTAGCCATGACGATGGACCGGCACTACGCCATCTGCTGGCCCCTGCACGCGCACCGCAGCGGCGCCACCCAACGCTGGAACACCTTCATACTGCTGGCATGGGGGCTGTCACTGCTGCTCAGCCTGCCACAGGTCAGTCATACACACAGGAAGGAAAACAACGCAGATCAGGCTTATAAGGAACACCAGAATCTATCAAGAATTACATTTAGTTCACTCAAAGTCTGCTCGAAAACAGAAGGGTTTTCTAcgaacaaaatccacctaccagcaccttttAAACTCACAAATTAACATGCTATATCTCAGCTATATGAATCCGtagaaacaaaatgtgttgaGAAACAATTTCCGTTTTATTGAAGGCTGCTGGTGCCCGTTGCAAGGCCACCAGCAGAGGCTCTAGGCAGCTCTTATCCAAGAAATAGacataaaacaatgtattgttaACTTTATACCTAATTGTTTTGGTACAGATTAATGATAATATGATATATgagatataacatgttaattagctgactttagaggtgctggtaggtttacattgtttgtttaattggtAGAAAAATCATCGTTTTCTACTTGGAAGTCACTGCTACAGCCGAAGAAATGACCCCCCCACAaacccacatacagtataaaaccacaatttgttgtttctaatctttttaaaatacaaatcaaacatGACATGTCAATTAGATGGTCTTTTACGAACGGCAGCCAACACACCTCTTCCCCCCTCCAGGTTTTCATCTTCTCCCGTTCAGAAGTGGCTCCAGGTGTCTACGAGTGTTGGGGTAACTTTGCTGAGTCGTGGGGCCTCAGAGCCTACGTGACCTGGATGACCCTGGCTGTCTTCATCCTCCCTGCCCTCGTCATCACTGTCTGCCAGGTAGAGAGGGACGGACCAGACTGGAATAGAGCTGATTTTACAGTGGTAGAAGTAGTATTCAGATagtttacttcagtaaaagtactactacaacactttaaaaatattgtTGTCACAAGTAAacgtcctgcattgaaaatgtttgtacatttgGGCAGTAAGATAAGTCATttagactctctctctctctactttagTTAACAGGACTAGCATGACAGTCTTGAAAAACTAATTACGTGATGCCTTTACAGCATACATCCATGGTGAAAAGGCAGAAATCAATtcacttcattttgttttatcaaaTCATAACTAACATAAGAGCTATCTCAATGTTAAAAGATCAATTTCATGATTTTTATTAACCAATATTGGATATTGAAGAAATGTGAAAGATAATTATATTAATCCAGCCCTAATTCTGACAACAGTGCATGTGGTGGTTTTTAATTCATCACAAACATCACTGGACGTGTCATTTTCCCACAGGTGCGAATCTTCATGGAGATCCACAACAGTCTGCACCTGAAGTCAGAGCGCCGCCTGTCCCCCGCCTCCCTCTCTCCAGCCAGACGGGACAGCCAGAGAGCGGGAGGCGGAGACAGCAGAGGGACGTCCAGTCTCTCCCTGTATGTTTCACCACTCGTGTTCAAGGACCGCAGGACTGACACCAGCTTGGACCCTGGGTCCATCTGTCAGCACCTGCCAATGGGTCCACTCGGGGCCAACAGCATCATGTCACAATGTGATcttcacacatacactgttCATCCAGGTGAGACCCACAGTCTGCTGTCACTCTACATTAGGGTTAGGAACCAAAACCCTGTTCCAAATTAGAACTGATTCTAAAATGCCAAGAACCGGTGGATTCTTAGAGCAACGTCAGAAAATGATTTGAATGAAATGCAGATTTTCTAGCTGATTGTATATAGCTTTTGAAATATGAAGTATTTTGGTCCCTGTGTCAATTTGGCAggttacagttacagtacagGGAATGTTGAATCATATTATTTGATGACtgcaacaaaaccaaattaaacTATGTATGAAATTAATTTGACAGGTTGACAGGATgaattgtgtaaatgtttttcacCCCGCCCCTCAAACAGGAATCAAGAATCATGAAGGAACGGGAATCCATTAACAGAAAAGGAttcagaattgttaaaatccaaacgatACCCTACTCTAGatatttattctattctattctattgtgGCAGATGTTTTCCCCATTCCTGTTCATGCATCATCCTCCTCTGGCTTTTCTGTTAGTTGAGTTGAAGCCCGATGCGATGCCTTGCCCTGTAGCCGCCTCTGCTGTACGCTGCCGTTTGCCCAAAGCCCCCCCAGCCCGTGGTGGAGAGGTATCAGCGGCCATGTCAAAGACAGTGAAGATGACCCTGGTCATAGTGCTCGTCTACTCGCTCTGCTGGACCCCGTTTTTCAGTGTCCAGCTGTGGGCCGCCTGGTACCCTGACCCATCTCAGAATggtacacacacatgcgtgcCACAAAGTAAAGAGTCAGAATACTTTTTTTACTACTGAATTTGATACAAATTCAAacgtccgtgtgtgtgtgtgtgtgtgtgtgtgtgtgtgtgtgtgtgtaggtgcagTCTTCACCCTGCTGATGCTGCTGGCCAGTCTAAACTCGTGCACCAACCCTTGGATCTACTCGGCCTTCTCCAGCAGCGTCTCCCCGGAGCTccgcctgctgctgctctgtcgCACCGCCTCACAGCGCCGGGGCTCGCTACCCAACGACTCCACCACCACACACAACTCCAACTGCTGAACAATACAGACAAGTGCAAAATCCTGTAATGATGGGAGACGTGAATGAAAAGTCTTTATATTGTACTATCTATAATGTGCTACGTAGAGTTCTTACTTTTCCACATTGTTATTTAAAGAATGGTCTTTGACCTTTTGGGAAAtacaacgttaacgttactcgCTTTCTAGCGGAGAGTTGCCTTTTTATCGCCCAGGTCCTCGGTTTTCTTGCATTGACAGACCTCGACCTGGAGCAACGTTAACGTTAGGTCCTTGGTGATGTGGACGCGGCTCTAGGGTACTTGAAGCACCGAGGACCCGTTGATATGACTGGTCTAGTCTGTTATTTTTTCAAGAAATGGCTAACCTAGCTCTTCAGGTAacggtaacgttagctacataagtacgtagctagctagctagtagctagATGgcgaatttgtttttttaatttaactaactagctagctagctagcatttgtaggaattaaaagaaataatttatCAATTAGCTAGTGAGCGTGGTGGAAGTAGGAGTTAGCTCACAAACAAGTTAATGTAAAATCTCGTtagtattttaaacaaaagtctaaaagtgacaaacgtgTTTTTATATGTGGTTATGACGGAGTCTGCCTTGGCCCGACTTCCCAGAGAAAGATTTACCACTTACCAGCACTTCTGATCAATCTCTCAAATTTACAGATTAACACATTTTATCTCATCTATATTAATCCgaagaaaaaaactatgttttaaGGAAAATACACCGTTTAAAGAGATATTTGTACCGGTCTTTTTATTGGCTTAACAGTCCGTTGCAAAGCAACCAGCAGACACGCCAACGCTAGTACTAGCTAGTAGCTAGTAGTCGAACATAACCCACGTAAAAACGTCATATTTCGTTTTGTACAGATTAGCTAATAAAGTTATAagtgaaaaacaattttaattagtttaataaaaaaattatgttttggggatatatatatatacacacacacactttaaacattATATAACGTGCCAATAATGTGCTTTGGAGGTGCTGGGATGATTTTTCTACATTTGATAGTGCCTTAATAGCAGTTTTCAGTAAGCTAAACTAATCGGCTGCTAGCATAGTAAGATAATGCATCATACTAATTCCTaagcaaaaatgaaaatcaaggCTACTCATATTTTCCACAATGTCAAATTATTTCTGTACGTACACAGTGTAGATACAAACGTATTACTgctgtaatacattttataaaatgtaattactgtaATGCATGTTTGAGAAATTTCAATTTTCAACAGAACATAACAAAtgagatgttttaaaaaacatttattcattctCTCAACAGCCATTAACACAGTCGTACATACATAAAAACTGCtacaactaaaaagaaaaaaaccttttccagAAACAtcacacaatttgtttttgtacacaaaGATGTGCTGTGGCTATGCAGTACCGTTTTCAAAAGCCCCCGCACTGGGAGACTGGGTTTCAATTAAATGGTTTAGTTGCTGTCTTTCAGAGTCACCTTTCCtttacaaatatttgtatcaaaaGGCAAAATAAGTGAAGGTTTTAGTCAGAGTAAATCCAACTGACCTGTTGAGTAACCGTATATAATGTACCCATAAAGTCATGAGTGTCAGTCTGCTGTATCTGAAGGAGAATCAGGGTCTAGAGCAGGGGAATGAGGACACACTGAGGCAGCAGGCCTGTCTCCAGATATTTTCTCTACTCCTTCCCCTCAAATATGAACCTGTCCACTCTCAGAAATTTGCTTCAAATTCCCATCGGTACGCAGGTGGATACTTAAGGTGGAACGAGAGAGAAACTATTCTCCCATTGGTACCAACAGGCTTTTgtcaaaatcaaatattttttgacaatttaacACTTTATCAGTTTGAAAACTAATACATTTGGTCAGTAAAATCCtctttcaaacaaacaagtaccgtacagtgtaaacacactttttaacacattcatttaaaaaaaaaaaaaaaacagtagtgcTCTATGACAGAAACAACAATTTCAGTTTTCTCTAGATTAGAAAGAATAAAGCCGGTCATATTCtataaatgttattaaaaaaagctttaccaaaaaaaaagccaccAACATCATGTTATTCCATCTTTCAATACTTCCTGGTTTCCGACCCCATCTGAGGCATGCTCACAGAATCTTTTAAGGACATCATAAATATATaccttcatttgtttttcaaaaggcACATAAAATTCCCAAAACAGCTGGTCCCTGTAGTTTTTAGCGAATGCTACTGGAGTAGAATAGTGCATATATCGAAATAGAAAGTTATGTATCAGGCTTTGGATACACATAAAACAATGTTGGGAGTTTGGAAAATTGTTGTTTGGGGTCGTTCAtaggatttgttgacaaaaagaaaatatacaatatcaccatccagcctgcctatggtcccccaggggctagaTATGGAgatgggtgtaaaccgagccctgggtatcctgctctgcctgagaaaatgaaagctcagatgggcccatctggaATCTAGCTCCTtagaggtcataaggggcaaggttacctccccaaGGTTacctcctttctctgctttaacTGCCCAGTGAATTTGGCCACCCATGAGACAGAGACATCATAGCTTTctaacaagcaaagtggcagttggtcaaggcccccccccccttcaaaagctacagactcagaaatggtacatactaaggaaagctcattgtgggactggctctagtggctggaattctgcaccaaggcaacattttgggaaagagacttcagatacagtattaggggaccactaaggtctatataaagagacttcaaatacagtattagggaccactaagatctatctaaaagagacttcagatacagttttagtgGACCTCCAAGGTctaagcatccaaagagcaccatgtcatgagacctttaaatgtaaaagtctgtagtaaaactaaaaaaaaggtaaaaatgtgAACCAGCCtcaaaattaattattttcactGTTCCAAAAATACCATAAACATTTTCACCAAGCAATATTTAGAAGaatattaaagttaaaacattCATACCAAATAGGGAATTGCTTAAAACCTTCATTTACTTTCCCAGATGTGAAAACAAGTTAAAGCTTATTCAGGCTGAAGATGTCTCATGTCTTCTGTTCCCTTTGATCTGGACACAAAAAATACTCTCAAAAATGTTGGCAGTAAACTGTCATGTCATCGATCAATGCATATAATGAATCACTGAGTATTACTATACTTGGTATATTAAAGGGGTAACAATTGATGCAAAGACAGTCAGGAAAGTTGACAGGAGATGTAAAGTATAtgttgcagaaagaaaaaaagagaagcatgACGTTAAAGGGAAAGTTGTGTCCTGCTAGGACGAGCGGCCACGCTGGCCTGATggggtactaatctgcaatggaaaaaggaggacggggcaccacGGCCGAGCCGGGTGGAGCCACgtcaagcaggtaccatgtaaaaATGGAAGACCACCATTAGAAACTGGCTCAGATTTCACTGCAGGCTCACCCAGAGACGAAGAGCCTGAAAATAACTGAGCAAGAGAATTCATTTACCGAGGCTTCACAGACCagagggaacagagagagagaaacgtaCTTTTGAATTAGGATCTTTTGCTCCTATTAACATTACTGTTCTTGGTATTGTGATCAATTTCAAGCAAACATCTGATATGACACATTCTCTACAGTTCAGTGACAAATTGTTTGTGACTTTCTTTCATACTGCAGAGGctttcaaaacaaatgaaatgatgaaaccTGGCAGTTCCAGTTTAAACTGTCTgctgacaaacacaaaagtCTTCTTATGCAAATTTGTCAAAATCTATTGAAAAGATAACACATTGTAAGATTGTCATTAAACAGTGAATTAAAATagattattttactttaaatcacCAAGGCTCGTTGATAAAACTGATCTACAGTGTGTTATTCGCTATTAAAATATTAGTCAGGTACTtcaactgggggggggggggggggNNNNNNNNNNNNNActgtttgaatgttttgttcaaatgtGTCCTTCAACACAACAATGCAGGATGAGCGGCTCATGTTGGGGGTGTATGGCacagaattacacacacatagtgcACACAACACATATTTATGTACAAGCACGCTATAAACAGTGTCTCCTTCACTGGTAGCATTGTGAAACTCTGGACCGCTCTAAAGATTCCTACGTTAGTTTTTAACTTTCTTACTTTACtatatctttgtatttttaaaccatTTGTGTGCCTTATGTCCTCCACTAAAGGTTACAAATGGTAATACTCCCTGTGATGGCAAACCCAAATTGTTTGTGCATAAATCCACAGAAAACTGGGAATGCCACACTCTGAACCAACATGTGAACAAATAGATTTACTGTTAACTTGAGTAATGAATGTGTCCTTTTAAATCCTGTGCAGCCCTTGAGTGACGCAATTATGTACGTGAGGGAAAATGTACATTATCTTTCCAAGTCAGtactacaacaaaaatattgacCGTTTTACTAAAACAGAGTcaaggtttgtgtgtttttgtgcatgtgtgtggttc
This window encodes:
- the LOC117948112 gene encoding vasopressin V2 receptor-like isoform X1; the protein is MSVSVVTDSYPSSGWSAVSVTPAGTNVTDWERDAVLAVAEVVVLAIILVMALLGNGLVLVVLLRRRGQHNPLHQFMLNLCLADLVVALFQVLPQLVWDAKGRFPGPDFLCRLVKYLQVLGMFASSYMIVAMTMDRHYAICWPLHAHRSGATQRWNTFILLAWGLSLLLSLPQVFIFSRSEVAPGVYECWGNFAESWGLRAYVTWMTLAVFILPALVITVCQVRIFMEIHNSLHLKSERRLSPASLSPARRDSQRAGGGDSRGTSSLSLYVSPLVFKDRRTDTSLDPGSICQHLPMGPLGANSIMSQCDLHTYTVHPVELKPDAMPCPVAASAVRCRLPKAPPARGGEVSAAMSKTVKMTLVIVLVYSLCWTPFFSVQLWAAWYPDPSQNGAVFTLLMLLASLNSCTNPWIYSAFSSSVSPELRLLLLCRTASQRRGSLPNDSTTTHNSNC
- the LOC117948112 gene encoding vasopressin V2 receptor-like isoform X2 encodes the protein MSVSVVTDSYPSSGWSAVSVTPAGTNVTDWERDAVLAVAEVVVLAIILVMALLGNGLVLVVLLRRRGQHNPLHQFMLNLCLADLVVALFQVLPQLVWDAKGRFPGPDFLCRLVKYLQVLGMFASSYMIVAMTMDRHYAICWPLHAHRSGATQRWNTFILLAWGLSLLLSLPQVFIFSRSEVAPGVYECWGNFAESWGLRAYVTWMTLAVFILPALVITVCQVRIFMEIHNSLHLKSERRLSPASLSPARRDSQRAGGGDSRGTSSLSLYVSPLVFKDRRTDTSLDPGSICQHLPMGPLGANSIMSQCDLHTYTVHPAASAVRCRLPKAPPARGGEVSAAMSKTVKMTLVIVLVYSLCWTPFFSVQLWAAWYPDPSQNGAVFTLLMLLASLNSCTNPWIYSAFSSSVSPELRLLLLCRTASQRRGSLPNDSTTTHNSNC